Proteins from a genomic interval of Prosthecodimorpha staleyi:
- a CDS encoding DUF3303 domain-containing protein, which translates to MLFMVIERFRDCDMVPVYDRLRERGRMLPEGLDYVDSWVEAGFGRCFQLMRCDDLALLQAWVLSWRGTGVTFEIVPVLPSALNRAVVEAAPGPGAPPAGA; encoded by the coding sequence ATGCTGTTCATGGTCATCGAACGGTTTCGGGATTGCGACATGGTCCCGGTCTACGATCGGCTGCGCGAGCGCGGGCGGATGCTGCCCGAGGGGCTCGACTATGTCGACAGCTGGGTCGAAGCGGGCTTCGGCCGCTGCTTTCAACTGATGCGCTGCGACGATCTCGCGCTGCTGCAGGCCTGGGTGCTGTCCTGGCGCGGCACCGGTGTCACCTTCGAGATCGTTCCGGTGTTGCCGTCCGCGCTCAATCGCGCAGTCGTGGAGGCCGCACCCGGCCCTGGCGCGCCACCGGCCGGCGCCTGA
- a CDS encoding RrF2 family transcriptional regulator encodes MLTNKGKYGLKALVHLAGLVPGTTTSIAAIAEAENIPKKFLDTILLELRNAGLVRSKKGPGGGVALAKAPEEIRAGTAIRILDGPLAPIGCASRTAYQPCDDCADHDSCAIRLTMVDVRDAMSHILDNTSIAQMASRAKNAAAWSGGTR; translated from the coding sequence ATGTTGACCAACAAAGGGAAGTATGGGCTCAAGGCCCTCGTCCATCTTGCCGGTCTGGTGCCGGGGACGACGACCTCGATCGCGGCGATCGCCGAGGCCGAGAACATCCCGAAGAAGTTCCTCGACACGATCCTTCTGGAACTGCGCAATGCCGGCCTGGTGCGCTCGAAGAAGGGTCCGGGCGGCGGTGTCGCGCTCGCCAAGGCGCCGGAAGAGATCCGGGCCGGAACCGCGATCCGCATCCTGGACGGGCCGCTCGCCCCGATCGGCTGTGCCAGCCGCACCGCCTACCAGCCCTGCGACGACTGCGCCGACCACGACAGCTGCGCGATCCGGCTGACCATGGTCGATGTGCGCGATGCGATGTCGCATATCCTCGACAATACGAGCATCGCCCAGATGGCGTCCCGCGCCAAGAATGCCGCCGCCTGGTCGGGCGGGACGCGCTGA